The sequence AAAACCATCCCCAATTCTCCAAACTGCCCGTTATTATCTTGACCAATCTGTCAGATTCCATGGATGTCATCAAAGGGATCGAATGCGGAGCCGATAGCTTTCTGACAAAGCCTTGCACAACAGAGCTTCTCCTCAATACGATTAGCGATGTCATGGAAAACCGAAAATTGCGAAAAACAGCGGAAGAAAATCTAGCTTTAGAATTCTCCTTTCATGGGCAGCATCACCTCTTAAAAGTCAATCAAGCTCAGATTACCGACTTGCTTCTCTCCACCTATGCCAATGCCATGCAAAAAAATAGGGAATTAGAACAAGCCTATCGCAAGCTGGCACAGATTAACCAAGATATCGAACGCAAAAATGAAGAATTGCAGGTATTAAATAATCAGAAAAATCTCTTCTTAGGAATGGCGGCTCATGACTTGCGCAATCCATTGACAGCCATTCAAGCTTATAGCGATATTCTGTTGGAAAAATTAACCGACTTGGGCAATCCAGATGTCATTAAACTACTCAATCGCATTCAGAAGTCCAGCCATTCCATTCTTGTCCTTATCAATGATTTGCTCGACTTGGCAGCCATTGAATCCGGCATGGTTAAGCTTAATTTGGTTCAAACTAATTTGGACGAGCTGATTAAAGAAGGCATTGCTTTAAATGCCATAAAAGCGGAGCAAAAACAAATCGACATTTCTTTCAAACAAGAATCGCCTCATATTCCGTCTATTTGTTGCGATCCAGAAAAAATTGAGCAAGTCCTCAACAACCTTATTAACAATGCCATTAAATATTCTCGTCCTCAGACCCATATCACTATTTCTTTAGCCAGAGTCAATGAAAAAGTTTTAGTGACCATCCAGGACCAAGGCGTGGGTATTCCTCAAAAAGAAATGGAAAATCTTTTCAATCCTTTTACTAAAACGAGCGCTAAAACCACTGGCGGAGAAACCAGCACGGGGCTTGGCTTAGCTATCGCCAAACGCATCATTCATGAGCATAAAGGCAACATCTGGGCGGAGAGCGAGGTCGGCAAAGGATCCACCTTCCATTTTACCCTTCCTTTAGAGACCGCTTCTTAAGCTTGAATCGTGTTCCACAAGGAATCAACTAGAGCTAATACACATTTCTATTTCCATAACTGATCATAAATCAAAAAAAAGCCCCCATCCTTAAGAAGGATGAGGGCTATTATTCAATTCATCGAATGATGAATCGTCTTCTATTAGCTAGCTGTTGTAGCTGTAGAAGTTTTATCTGTATTCGCTGCAGCAGCGCTTTGATCAGCTGTCAACTTGGTAAATTGCTTATTCAATGAACGAGCAGCAACAATCCAAGCGGCAATGATCACCATGAGGATAGCCCCGATATAAGGCGTAATCGTGGCCAATGTACCAAATGCCAATAGACCCATTTGAATAATCGAACCACCAGATTTTCCTAAGCGTGCACCGACAACGTCAACAGCCGCTTTTCCTTTTACCTTGGAATCTTCATCCAATGGAATATAAGCCATCTCTTTTGTTGGATCAAATAAGGAGTATTTAGAAGACTTACTCATAATATTTTGAGCCGCACCAAAGATAACAGCTAAGAAGAGAGGAGTTGTTCCTAAAGCTGCGATATAGCCTAGCAAGTGTTGTTTAAAAATAACAAATGAGAAGAAGGCAATACCGGTGATTAACAAGACAACAGGCGTAATGAGAGCAGCAAAGCCCCATCCCTTACGGCGAATGACGTTACCACCAACAAACAGCATCATTAAAATCGTTACAGCACCAGTCATTGTAGAGAACCATCCCATAAACGTACTATAGTCGTTGGGGTTGGGGTACTGAAGTTTAACTTGGCTCTTCCAAGTAATTTCCACGAGGTTGATCGAAATACCGTAAGCGATAACCAAAATCGCTAGGCAAAGGATATATTTAGAGGTAAAGAGAAACTTGAAGCTTTCGCCCAAAGACATCTTCGCTTTCTTCTTCTTGCCTGGCGCTCTTTCTTGATTTGGATCATAAAAACGCGGATCTGTCAAGATATTGCGGTTGATCCACCAGTAAATGGCCAAAATGGCAATCCCAGCAATAACAACCATTCCCATTAAATAGTTAAGGGAAATCTGCCATGCATCGACATCAGCTGGCAATTTTTTACGGATATCAGAAACGTAAACGATAGCTGGACCGGAAACCAAGAGAGCTAAATTAGCACCCAAGCCGAATAAGCTATAAAAACGCTTAGCTTCTGTCACGCGTGTAATTTGGTTGGCAAATCCCCAGAAAAGCAGAGATAAGACAACACTTCCCCAGAGTTCAGCTAGAATGTAAAAAATAGAATACATCCAGTTATGATAGGCAGCAGCCAGTCCTGTCCATCCGCCTGGCAGATAAGCGCGCAAAGCGTTGGCCGATTCTGTCGGCAGCAAGAGTTCTCTGGCTGGATACATGACAAACGCAAATAAGCCAAAGAAGATAATGAAAGGCAAAAGAGTCACATAGAAAAGATTTTCTCTGCTCAATACGTTACTCAGCTTGGCATATATGATCATAAAGATAATCGCGGCTGGAACAACTCCAAATGACTTTAAAAATGGAATAGCCTCCGCACCGGCAGCTGTAACGATTAAGGTATCCTTTGTATCCCTCAAGATTGTATAGTTGAAAGAAATACAGAAGAACATAAAAAACATTGGAAGGAGTTTTTTTAGCTCATAGCCATGCACAGGCCAAAAAAACGCCCGCCATTTACCAAATTCTTGTTTGGTATCTTGCGACATAATAAAACCTCAAACTAGTTTATTGTTTGCAACCTTCGATAATAAATTGTTCTTTTTTTCCAAATTTCATCAAAAAACATTACCGAGAACCTAAATTATTAAGCTGACTTATTTAAAAATGCAAGAAAAAACTAGCCGCAAATAAGACCTTATTCAATAAAGCTTGAAATTTTTAGCACCTCTGCCCCAAAATCGCTAAGCCAGGCCTTCGACTCCCGCAGCCTTCTCCCCTCATTTAAAATTCTTTAAATCGCTAAAATCGATTTAAATACTTAGAGGGGATATTAAACCTTAATAATTTATATTTGAGATAATTTTCTTCACGGAGCTTCCCTCTAAGAATGAACTCGAATCTGGACATTATGACTTCGATGACAGTCTCTTCTGCTCCGCATCATTAAAATAAAGATTAGATGAAAAACTATTTTCAAACTCTATTAATTGATACAAAAACTTCAAGCTTAATTATTTATTCTAATGAAATAGATTCATCAAATTAGGCTTTTTTAATCAACAAGATGGATAAAGTCAATCATTTAGCTTGACTTTGAGCCTATGAATCATAAAATGGTAACAAATCCATTAATCATCTACCACAACCCTAGTGAGATTTTAATTTTCAAGCGAGATTTAATGACGGAAGGCGGCTTAGGTAAATGCCTACCTGGCAAGACAATCCTTACGACTAATAAACACATGATTTTTTTTAGAGAAACGGAGTTAGAATTTGATGCATTCCCCTGCCTATGGCCAAGAGGAACCCATATGGGTTTACCCTAAAACGGACAATGAATTAAAGGAAAGCATCATCAAAGAATTTAAGATTCATCCTGTTATCGCACAAATTCTTGTCTCACGGGGCTTTCAGTCTTTTCAGCAAATTCATGACTATCTGTACGCCAAGCTTCCTGAATTGCATGACCCTTTCTTAATGGCTGAGATGCCACAAGCTGTGGAGCGCGTTTGCCATGCCATTAAAAATGGGGAAAACATCTTAATTTATGGAGACAATGATGTCGATGGAATGACCGGCACGACATTGTTGACGGAATTTTTACAGGATTTAGGAGCGAATGTTTTCTTTTACGTCTCCAATCGGGGAACTTTGCGCCAAAGCTTGATTGTCGAGGCGTTGGAATATGCCTTAATGAATAATTGCAAGCTCCTCATTACGGTGGACTGTGGGATTACGGCAGCCGTAGAGATAGCCAAAGTCGCTGCCCAAAACGTGGACGTCATCATTACAGATCATCACGAGCCGACGGATAAAATCCCCCATTGCATTGCAACGCTCAATCCCAAGCTGCTAAATAACCCCTATCCAAATCGCGATCTGACAGGAGTCGGAGTCGCCTTCAAGCTTGCCCATGGAATCACCAATCAATTGACGGCGGAGGGAAAAATTCCGCCAAAAAAGATCGATTTAAAGCGCTACTTGGATCTTGTCGCTCTGGGCACGATTTCGGACATGGGCTCTTTGCTGGATACAGAAAACCGCATTTTAGTCCGCTACGGCTTGCGCCAGCTACGCAAAGGCAGACGCATGGGGCTTTCGAAGCTGTTTTCTATTTGCGATGTGGACCTCAATGACTTGACGACTTTTACAATTGCCTCCAAAATCGCTCCCCGCTTAAATAGCTTGGGCCGAATTGACGATCCACGCAAAGGCGTTCAGATGCTGTTGGTCAAGAATGCCGATTTAGCTGAAAAAATGGCGTTGGAGCTGGATTTAAATAACATTGAAAGACAAAAGATCGAGCGGACGATGTCTTTGGACGTTGACACGACGATTCAAGAATATCCGGCCATCTTGAATAACAAAGCCATCGTCATGGTTTCCGATAAATGGCACCCTGGAGTGATTGCCATTATTTCTACCCGCATTTCCAAACAATATAATCGACCGACTGTGATGATTGCCATTGACAAAGGTATCGGTAAAGGATCTGTCCGTTCTATTCGAGAATTTCCTTTATTGCCGACTTTAAAGCAATGCTCCGACATCTTGATTAATTTTGGGGGGCATGATTTTGCAGCTGGCTTGACAGTCAAAGAAGAACATATTGAACAGTTTAAAGCGCATTTTATTGAAGCGGCCAACCAGAAGCTCAAAGATTCGGACGTGATGAGCAAGCTTGCCTTGGATGCCGAAATCAAATTCAGCGAACTCACGTTTGACTTTATGGAATCGGCCAAGCTATTGGAGCCTTACGGAAATGAAAATCCCCAGCCGATTCTTTATTGCGATGCCTGGCAGACATGGCCGCCGAAAATTGTCGGTAAAACTCATCTTAAATTATATTTAGAGCAAGGAGATCGGGTTTTGGAAGGAGTCGCTTTAGGAAAAGCGGCCCATAGCGCCCAGCTTCGCAAAAAGAACCTCAAATTACGCATTGCCTTTACTCCTCAAATTAATAAATCGAGCATCCAGCTGCTAATCCGGGATTTCAAAATTTTAGAAGATCCCTCAGCCGCTCCTGCCGCCTAATAGCCATGATGGGAAAGTCTCAACTCAACGACATTATTGAAGGGGAAATTCAGACGATTGCTTTCGGCGGAGAAGGCATTCTCCGCTACCGCGGCTTTGTCGTCTTTGTCCCCTTTACGGCCATAGGGGATAAAATCACCTGCCGGCTCATCGAAATAAAGAAATCCTTTGCCAAAGGCGAACTTGTCTCAATCGAGCGGGCTAGCCCGCAACGGACACAACCGCTTTGTCCTTACTTCGGCACATGCGGAGGATGCCAGATTCAACATCTGAATGATCAAGCCCAGCTTAACTATAAGCAGCATGCCGTCCTAGATGCTTTAAAACGCATTGGCCATATTAGCTTGCCTCCCCCCAAAATTATTCCCGCTCAATTAAAGTGGGCATACCGCCGCCATATCACTTTGCATATGCGACCGACAGAAAACGGCTTTGAGATGGGCTATATCGGAGTGGACAATCGCTCTCTTATAACTATACAAACATGCCCGATTTTCAATTCGCCGGATGATGCGATTGTCAAGCAGCTGCGGGAATTTATTCATACGCTTCCCAATCCAGGCCGCCAAGAAGGCAGGGTCACCATTTTAAAAAATCAAAAAGACCGCTATATCCTCTCTTTTCAATTTTCTTCTTTGCAGGGATTGCAAAACCGGCTCTTCCAAAGCGCCCTTCAAAATTATCCCGCATTTGTCGGCATCCTTGTCTATAGCCCGCAAGAACAATGGCAGTTCGGCGATCCTTATTGTGAACAAAAAGTGGAAGGCCTTCTTTTCCGCTTTACCCCGCAAGCCTTTGTTCAAAATCATCCGGAACAAAGCGCCAATATTTATCGCCAGATCTGCTCCGTCACTGCCCATCAGACCGGCAAGCAAATTTTAGACTTGTACTGCGGTTTTGGCATTACTTCGCTGCTATTGGCCAGACAAGGCCATCAAGTGACGGGAATGGAATTTAATCCCGAAGCCATCAAATTTGCACAGGAAAACAGCCAATTAAATCATCTCAAACAAGCGCAATTCATCCAAGGAGATGTAGAAAAGATTCTGCCTAAATGGCTTAAAGGGCACGAAAAGCCGCATTTGATCTTAGTCAATCCTCCGCGAACAGGCCTGTCCAAAGGCGTGATACACACTCTCTTGCAAGCTAATCCAAACGAGATTATCTATGTCTCATGCATGCCCTCCACTTTGGCAAGGGATTTGGCTTTCTTCTACGCGAAAGACTATGAAATTCAACAATGCGTTATCTATGACATGTTCCCACAGACAGCGCATGTTGAAACGTTTATTTATTTGAAAAGGAAAAAAAAGAATATAACCGTTCAGTCCTTGCTAAGAGGAGATTAACCTATAATAAAAAAAGGCTTGACTGTCTTAGCCTTGAAGTGAACGGTTACAAAAGACAATGCTAGCAAAAAGACAAAGAAAGCTATTAGCTAGCTTGACGACGACGGTTCTTCTTTTGAATATACTTCTCTTGATATTCCTTTACATCATCAGAATGGATTACCCAAGCAGCTCCTTTACGCTGAGCCTTTAATAAACCAATGCGAGTGGCATAATAAATCTTTTGCGCAGGAACGCTTAACATCTCAGCCACTTGATTAACAGAGAAGTATCCCTTGTTATTGTCAAATAAAAGTTCCCCATCATAAACAGATTTACTTCTAGAGTATTTCTGACGGCGATAATCTTCTAAGTCTTCTAAGCTAATTGTCCATCGTGTCGTTTCTTTTCTGGCTTTCAGCTTATTTAATTTAATCGCAACATAAATAGCTTGTCGCGTTACTTTATTCAATTTAGCTGCTTCTGTAATAGAAACAACTTTCTTATCATCAGTTTTATCCTGTGACATTATATTTATCCTCCTAAAAAACTTAATTGCTTATAAGCAAGTAATCCTCATTAATAAATTTTGATTATTTATATCAAAGGAAAATCTATATTTACATAATAAAGAATTTAAATCAACCAATTTTTACAACTTTTAAATATTTAGTCCTATTTTTATAAAAAAATCGTAAAGACTATTCGCCATAATATTTTAGAGCGTTTACTTTCTCCAACTAATCGAATAAATTAATTTAAATTTACGATCTTTATAGAATTGTAAAATCTATTTATGAATATTATAAAATTTTACAAAACATATAGTTATTAAACAAGTTCTATTTTTAAGTTTATCTGAAAACTCCTCTCTTTTCAGATAAAGAGATTTTGTTTAAAATAGGATTTTGCTAATCGCTCTTTTAAGAGCCTATTAAAAAACCTTCTAATGGCTTAGATTCGAGTTCTTTTCTCCTAAGAAGCACTGCTTGCTTCTTAGGAGACATAATCAAATGCAAGCTATTATAAGTTATTTAACACCCTTTAAGGGTATACTTGCACTGCCAGTCGGCCTTTTTTCTACGGTTTTTAGGCAGAAATGCTACCAATATGCCATCTTATTGGTAGCAATTGCTAGTAAAATTTTTATAAAGAGTCCTAAGATGATCAATCTACTGACTTTATGAACACTCTTAAGCAGAAACCCAAGGTTATTTAATGCGTAGATATATCGCTTTGCTACTTTGCCTCTTGATTGGTTGCTTGGAAGCCAAGGCTCCAGATTTAACCCCTGCCGATGTCACTGCTAAAGCCAAAGAAATTATGAAAGCGCATGCTTCCTATAAAAAACTGACTCCTATACTGGCTCAGCGCATTTTAAATAATTATTTAGATTTATTAGATCCGACCAAGACGTATTTTATTGAATCTGACATTCAGCAATGGACGCATCCTTCCGATCAACTATTGAATCAATTGATTGAGGACTATAATAGCGATAATTTCCGCATTTTTGAAGATATTCAAGCCGCTTTGGTCAAGGCCATTCAAAGGCGGCGTTTATTAGAGCAAAAAATTGATTATAACAATCTCCCCACGCATGTGACAGCTGAAGAATTTAAAGACATGGCTTGGGCGAAATCCGAAGAAGAATTGGTCGAACGCTTAAGACGCATTCGCGCCCTTCAACTGGAGACGTCGGCTAAATTAAGCGAAAACATGAAAGAAAATGCCATGCAGCGCATTGCAAAGCGGCAGGCAAAGTTTGAAGAGGAGCAATTAGCTCCAAATCCGGAAAAAGAACACTTAATTTTATCCAATGTACTCAAGGCTACCGCATCCGCTTTAGACTCGCATACAGCTTATTTTACTCCGACTGAGGCAACTCAATTTATGATCAATGTCCAACAGCGTTTATTTGGAATTGGAGCCCAGCTGCGCGATGATATCAATGGATTTACGGTCATCAAGATTGTCGAGGGCGGGCCTGCAGCTTTGGGGAAACAATTAAAAGCCAAGGACCGCATTGTAGCTGTTAATGGAGAGCCTGTTGTTGGAATGGATATTTCAGATGCCGTGGATCTCATTCGGGGGGAAGAGCATACACCCGTTGTCTTGACTGTCATCCGCGAGACGCCGGCTCCAGACGGAACAAAGAAGGAAGAAAAATTAGACATCACCATTTCAAGGGGCGAGGTTGTTTTAAAGGAAACCCGTTTTAAAAGTTCTTATGAACCTTTTGGAGAGGGGGTTATCGGCTATTTAAAGCTCTATTCTTTCTATCAGGACCGCGATAGCTCTTCCGCAACAGACCTTGAGCATGAAATCAACAAGCTAAAAAAAGATCATCACTTATTAGGCCTTATTCTCGATTTACGCTACAATTCTGGAGGCCTTCTTTCCCAAGCGGTAGCCGTTACCGGACTGTTCATTACTAAAGGGGTTGTCGTCTCTATCAAAGATGAGAATGGCCGCATTCAGCATTTGAGGGATCTAGATGGGACAATGGCTTGGGATGGGCCCTTGATTGTCTTAGTCAATCGCATGAGCGCCTCCGCATCAGAAATTGTCGCACAAACACTGCAAGATTATGGAAGAGCCCTCATTATAGGCGACGATCACACGTATGGCAAGGGATCTTATCAAACTTTTACTTTGACGACTTCGGACAACGAGCAAGTCAATCCGCAAGGCGAA comes from Candidatus Protochlamydia phocaeensis and encodes:
- a CDS encoding helix-turn-helix domain-containing protein codes for the protein MSQDKTDDKKVVSITEAAKLNKVTRQAIYVAIKLNKLKARKETTRWTISLEDLEDYRRQKYSRSKSVYDGELLFDNNKGYFSVNQVAEMLSVPAQKIYYATRIGLLKAQRKGAAWVIHSDDVKEYQEKYIQKKNRRRQAS
- the recJ gene encoding single-stranded-DNA-specific exonuclease RecJ, whose product is MHSPAYGQEEPIWVYPKTDNELKESIIKEFKIHPVIAQILVSRGFQSFQQIHDYLYAKLPELHDPFLMAEMPQAVERVCHAIKNGENILIYGDNDVDGMTGTTLLTEFLQDLGANVFFYVSNRGTLRQSLIVEALEYALMNNCKLLITVDCGITAAVEIAKVAAQNVDVIITDHHEPTDKIPHCIATLNPKLLNNPYPNRDLTGVGVAFKLAHGITNQLTAEGKIPPKKIDLKRYLDLVALGTISDMGSLLDTENRILVRYGLRQLRKGRRMGLSKLFSICDVDLNDLTTFTIASKIAPRLNSLGRIDDPRKGVQMLLVKNADLAEKMALELDLNNIERQKIERTMSLDVDTTIQEYPAILNNKAIVMVSDKWHPGVIAIISTRISKQYNRPTVMIAIDKGIGKGSVRSIREFPLLPTLKQCSDILINFGGHDFAAGLTVKEEHIEQFKAHFIEAANQKLKDSDVMSKLALDAEIKFSELTFDFMESAKLLEPYGNENPQPILYCDAWQTWPPKIVGKTHLKLYLEQGDRVLEGVALGKAAHSAQLRKKNLKLRIAFTPQINKSSIQLLIRDFKILEDPSAAPAA
- a CDS encoding NTP/NDP exchange transporter, whose amino-acid sequence is MSQDTKQEFGKWRAFFWPVHGYELKKLLPMFFMFFCISFNYTILRDTKDTLIVTAAGAEAIPFLKSFGVVPAAIIFMIIYAKLSNVLSRENLFYVTLLPFIIFFGLFAFVMYPARELLLPTESANALRAYLPGGWTGLAAAYHNWMYSIFYILAELWGSVVLSLLFWGFANQITRVTEAKRFYSLFGLGANLALLVSGPAIVYVSDIRKKLPADVDAWQISLNYLMGMVVIAGIAILAIYWWINRNILTDPRFYDPNQERAPGKKKKAKMSLGESFKFLFTSKYILCLAILVIAYGISINLVEITWKSQVKLQYPNPNDYSTFMGWFSTMTGAVTILMMLFVGGNVIRRKGWGFAALITPVVLLITGIAFFSFVIFKQHLLGYIAALGTTPLFLAVIFGAAQNIMSKSSKYSLFDPTKEMAYIPLDEDSKVKGKAAVDVVGARLGKSGGSIIQMGLLAFGTLATITPYIGAILMVIIAAWIVAARSLNKQFTKLTADQSAAAANTDKTSTATTAS
- a CDS encoding S41 family peptidase, with translation MRRYIALLLCLLIGCLEAKAPDLTPADVTAKAKEIMKAHASYKKLTPILAQRILNNYLDLLDPTKTYFIESDIQQWTHPSDQLLNQLIEDYNSDNFRIFEDIQAALVKAIQRRRLLEQKIDYNNLPTHVTAEEFKDMAWAKSEEELVERLRRIRALQLETSAKLSENMKENAMQRIAKRQAKFEEEQLAPNPEKEHLILSNVLKATASALDSHTAYFTPTEATQFMINVQQRLFGIGAQLRDDINGFTVIKIVEGGPAALGKQLKAKDRIVAVNGEPVVGMDISDAVDLIRGEEHTPVVLTVIRETPAPDGTKKEEKLDITISRGEVVLKETRFKSSYEPFGEGVIGYLKLYSFYQDRDSSSATDLEHEINKLKKDHHLLGLILDLRYNSGGLLSQAVAVTGLFITKGVVVSIKDENGRIQHLRDLDGTMAWDGPLIVLVNRMSASASEIVAQTLQDYGRALIIGDDHTYGKGSYQTFTLTTSDNEQVNPQGEYKVTRGRYYTVSGQTPQLTGVLSDVAVPGPLSESDIGERFAKYPLENDHIKSNFDDDLSDIPFLQREKIRKLYKFGLQEKLDTYRPYLERLKTNSQQRLAQNLNYQNMLKEIKKKDEAETDEQEDFGQNDLQLEESYNIMEDLLLMMQDKGALFSPQKKESLSSVPFDPLLQKAS
- a CDS encoding hybrid sensor histidine kinase/response regulator — encoded protein: MNFTKATPSFQPSTDLLLVEDSLTQAMLLKETLEKHGFHVNLAKDGIEAIEMLKVHMPDLIISDIEMPRMDGFEFCRYAKNHPQFSKLPVIILTNLSDSMDVIKGIECGADSFLTKPCTTELLLNTISDVMENRKLRKTAEENLALEFSFHGQHHLLKVNQAQITDLLLSTYANAMQKNRELEQAYRKLAQINQDIERKNEELQVLNNQKNLFLGMAAHDLRNPLTAIQAYSDILLEKLTDLGNPDVIKLLNRIQKSSHSILVLINDLLDLAAIESGMVKLNLVQTNLDELIKEGIALNAIKAEQKQIDISFKQESPHIPSICCDPEKIEQVLNNLINNAIKYSRPQTHITISLARVNEKVLVTIQDQGVGIPQKEMENLFNPFTKTSAKTTGGETSTGLGLAIAKRIIHEHKGNIWAESEVGKGSTFHFTLPLETAS
- the rlmD gene encoding 23S rRNA (uracil(1939)-C(5))-methyltransferase RlmD, translated to MMGKSQLNDIIEGEIQTIAFGGEGILRYRGFVVFVPFTAIGDKITCRLIEIKKSFAKGELVSIERASPQRTQPLCPYFGTCGGCQIQHLNDQAQLNYKQHAVLDALKRIGHISLPPPKIIPAQLKWAYRRHITLHMRPTENGFEMGYIGVDNRSLITIQTCPIFNSPDDAIVKQLREFIHTLPNPGRQEGRVTILKNQKDRYILSFQFSSLQGLQNRLFQSALQNYPAFVGILVYSPQEQWQFGDPYCEQKVEGLLFRFTPQAFVQNHPEQSANIYRQICSVTAHQTGKQILDLYCGFGITSLLLARQGHQVTGMEFNPEAIKFAQENSQLNHLKQAQFIQGDVEKILPKWLKGHEKPHLILVNPPRTGLSKGVIHTLLQANPNEIIYVSCMPSTLARDLAFFYAKDYEIQQCVIYDMFPQTAHVETFIYLKRKKKNITVQSLLRGD